The following coding sequences are from one Dermacentor andersoni chromosome 5, qqDerAnde1_hic_scaffold, whole genome shotgun sequence window:
- the LOC126531968 gene encoding uncharacterized protein isoform X3 yields MPQRLRLLRRPCSAVGCQSEQSKKSSVSFFRFPKDPVKRKAWEMNMGRKDWHASDASLLCSEHFMPDSYNEDLRLLAEFRIPVKKLRLRPDAVPTVFAHRPILQAKHRFAFEKRRRKEVIDALLRESGGNEELDMQKEHSPLGAEAAVEADPCLGGTHDSLTSTASCSTDAGIQNNCGRHSEYVKVFLQPVQQHVRIQTATKTSGH; encoded by the exons ATGCCACAGCGGCTGCGGCTGCTGCGGCGCCCATGTAGCGCTGTGGGGTGCCAGAGCGAACAGAGCAAGAAGAGCTCCGTATCGTTCTTCAGGTTCCCCAAGGATCCCGTCAAGCGTAAGGCTTGGGAGATGAATATGGGCAGGAAGGACTGGCACGCATCTGACGCTTCTCTTTTGTGCTCGGAACACTTCATGCCAGACAGCTACAATGAAGATTTGCGCCTGCTCGCCGAGTTCAGGATACCTGTGAAAAAGCTGAGGCTGCGGCCAGACGCGGTGCCGACCGTGTTCGCGCACCGACCCATTCTGCAAGCCAAGCaccgtttcgctttcgaaaaacGTCGAAGGAAAGAG GTCATTGATGCTCTCTTGAGAGAAAGTGGTGGGAATGAAGAGCTTGACATGCAGAAGGAGCATTCCCCACTGGGAGCAGAAGCGGCCGTGGAAGCTGATCCATGTTTAGGTGGCACACATGACTCCTTGACCTCAACTGCCTCGTGTAGCACAGATGCAGGTATACAGAACAACTGTGGGAGGCATTCTGAATATGTTAAAGTGTTTCTGCAACCAGTGCAACAACATGTACGGATTCAAACTGCTACAAAGACTTCAG GTCATTGA
- the LOC126531968 gene encoding uncharacterized protein isoform X4: MPQRLRLLRRPCSAVGCQSEQSKKSSVSFFRFPKDPVKRKAWEMNMGRKDWHASDASLLCSEHFMPDSYNEDLRLLAEFRIPVKKLRLRPDAVPTVFAHRPILQAKHRFAFEKRRRKEVIDALLRESGGNEELDMQKEHSPLGAEAAVEADPCLGGTHDSLTSTASCSTDAGH; encoded by the exons ATGCCACAGCGGCTGCGGCTGCTGCGGCGCCCATGTAGCGCTGTGGGGTGCCAGAGCGAACAGAGCAAGAAGAGCTCCGTATCGTTCTTCAGGTTCCCCAAGGATCCCGTCAAGCGTAAGGCTTGGGAGATGAATATGGGCAGGAAGGACTGGCACGCATCTGACGCTTCTCTTTTGTGCTCGGAACACTTCATGCCAGACAGCTACAATGAAGATTTGCGCCTGCTCGCCGAGTTCAGGATACCTGTGAAAAAGCTGAGGCTGCGGCCAGACGCGGTGCCGACCGTGTTCGCGCACCGACCCATTCTGCAAGCCAAGCaccgtttcgctttcgaaaaacGTCGAAGGAAAGAG GTCATTGATGCTCTCTTGAGAGAAAGTGGTGGGAATGAAGAGCTTGACATGCAGAAGGAGCATTCCCCACTGGGAGCAGAAGCGGCCGTGGAAGCTGATCCATGTTTAGGTGGCACACATGACTCCTTGACCTCAACTGCCTCGTGTAGCACAGATGCAG GTCATTGA
- the LOC126531968 gene encoding uncharacterized protein isoform X2, with protein sequence MPQRLRLLRRPCSAVGCQSEQSKKSSVSFFRFPKDPVKRKAWEMNMGRKDWHASDASLLCSEHFMPDSYNEDLRLLAEFRIPVKKLRLRPDAVPTVFAHRPILQAKHRFAFEKRRRKEVIDALLRESGGNEELDMQKEHSPLGAEAAVEADPCLGGTHDSLTSTASCSTDAVAEPTSLRHPCCAVGCQSEKSKESSVSFFRFPKEPIKRKAWEMNVGRKD encoded by the exons ATGCCACAGCGGCTGCGGCTGCTGCGGCGCCCATGTAGCGCTGTGGGGTGCCAGAGCGAACAGAGCAAGAAGAGCTCCGTATCGTTCTTCAGGTTCCCCAAGGATCCCGTCAAGCGTAAGGCTTGGGAGATGAATATGGGCAGGAAGGACTGGCACGCATCTGACGCTTCTCTTTTGTGCTCGGAACACTTCATGCCAGACAGCTACAATGAAGATTTGCGCCTGCTCGCCGAGTTCAGGATACCTGTGAAAAAGCTGAGGCTGCGGCCAGACGCGGTGCCGACCGTGTTCGCGCACCGACCCATTCTGCAAGCCAAGCaccgtttcgctttcgaaaaacGTCGAAGGAAAGAG GTCATTGATGCTCTCTTGAGAGAAAGTGGTGGGAATGAAGAGCTTGACATGCAGAAGGAGCATTCCCCACTGGGAGCAGAAGCGGCCGTGGAAGCTGATCCATGTTTAGGTGGCACACATGACTCCTTGACCTCAACTGCCTCGTGTAGCACAGATGCAG TGGCTGAACCAACTTCACTGCGGCACCCATGTTGCGCTGTGGGGTGCCAGAGCGAAAAGAGCAAGGAGAGCTCCGTATCGTTCTTCAGGTTCCCCAAGGAGCCCATCAAACGTAAGGCTTGGGAGATGAATGTGGGCAGGAAGGACTGA
- the LOC126531968 gene encoding uncharacterized protein isoform X1 translates to MPQRLRLLRRPCSAVGCQSEQSKKSSVSFFRFPKDPVKRKAWEMNMGRKDWHASDASLLCSEHFMPDSYNEDLRLLAEFRIPVKKLRLRPDAVPTVFAHRPILQAKHRFAFEKRRRKEVIDALLRESGGNEELDMQKEHSPLGAEAAVEADPCLGGTHDSLTSTASCSTDAGIQNNCGRHSEYVKVFLQPVQQHVRIQTATKTSVAEPTSLRHPCCAVGCQSEKSKESSVSFFRFPKEPIKRKAWEMNVGRKD, encoded by the exons ATGCCACAGCGGCTGCGGCTGCTGCGGCGCCCATGTAGCGCTGTGGGGTGCCAGAGCGAACAGAGCAAGAAGAGCTCCGTATCGTTCTTCAGGTTCCCCAAGGATCCCGTCAAGCGTAAGGCTTGGGAGATGAATATGGGCAGGAAGGACTGGCACGCATCTGACGCTTCTCTTTTGTGCTCGGAACACTTCATGCCAGACAGCTACAATGAAGATTTGCGCCTGCTCGCCGAGTTCAGGATACCTGTGAAAAAGCTGAGGCTGCGGCCAGACGCGGTGCCGACCGTGTTCGCGCACCGACCCATTCTGCAAGCCAAGCaccgtttcgctttcgaaaaacGTCGAAGGAAAGAG GTCATTGATGCTCTCTTGAGAGAAAGTGGTGGGAATGAAGAGCTTGACATGCAGAAGGAGCATTCCCCACTGGGAGCAGAAGCGGCCGTGGAAGCTGATCCATGTTTAGGTGGCACACATGACTCCTTGACCTCAACTGCCTCGTGTAGCACAGATGCAGGTATACAGAACAACTGTGGGAGGCATTCTGAATATGTTAAAGTGTTTCTGCAACCAGTGCAACAACATGTACGGATTCAAACTGCTACAAAGACTTCAG TGGCTGAACCAACTTCACTGCGGCACCCATGTTGCGCTGTGGGGTGCCAGAGCGAAAAGAGCAAGGAGAGCTCCGTATCGTTCTTCAGGTTCCCCAAGGAGCCCATCAAACGTAAGGCTTGGGAGATGAATGTGGGCAGGAAGGACTGA